The following DNA comes from Croceicoccus sp. YJ47.
GTGTGGCTCTATGGCTATGGCTGGCCGTCCTATACCGGCGGGCCGATGTTCTGGGCCGATACGATCGGGCTGGATACCGTGGTCGCCGGCCTTGAAAAACACGGGGCTCGCATGCCGGGCCTCAAGCTGTCGCAGATGATGAAGGACAAGGCCGCCAAGGGGGAGCGGTTCAATGGCTGAGGCCGCGCTCGACGATTTCCGCCGCGAAACGCGCCGCTGGCTGGAGGCGAACTGCCCGCCCGAAATGCGCACGCCGCCCAAAAGCGCCGACGATGTCGCATGGGGCGGGCGGCGGTTCGAACCCTCGTCGCAGGCGCAGGCCGACTGGCTGCGCATCATGGGCGAGCGCGGGTGGACCGTGCCCGACTGGCCGACCGAATATGGCGGCGGTGGCCTTGCGCCTGCTGAGGCCAAGGTGCTGAAACAGGAGATGGCCGCGCTCGGGTGCCGCACCCCGCTCTACAGCTTCGGCATTTCGATGCTCGGCCCCGCCCTGCTGAAATACGGAACCGAAGCGCAGAAGAAGGAGCACCTGCCGAAAATCGCGCGCGGCGAAATCCGCTGGTGCCAGGGATATAGCGAGCCGAACGCCTACTCCGACCTCGCCAGCCTGGCCACGCGGGCGGAGGACAAGGGCGACCATTTCCTCGTCAACGGGCAGAAGGTGTGGACCAGCTACGCGGACAAGGCGGACATGATCTTCTGCCTTGTGCGGACCGATACATCGTCGAAGCAGGGGGGCATTTCCTTCCTCCTGTTCGACATGGAATCGCCCGGCGTC
Coding sequences within:
- a CDS encoding acyl-CoA dehydrogenase family protein; amino-acid sequence: MAEAALDDFRRETRRWLEANCPPEMRTPPKSADDVAWGGRRFEPSSQAQADWLRIMGERGWTVPDWPTEYGGGGLAPAEAKVLKQEMAALGCRTPLYSFGISMLGPALLKYGTEAQKKEHLPKIARGEIRWCQGYSEPNAYSDLASLATRAEDKGDHFLVNGQKVWTSYADKADMIFCLVRTDTSSKQGGISFLLFDMESPGVSTKPILLISGNSPFCETFFDDVKVPKENVVGEINKGWNVAKYLLGHEREMISGMGLRASEQSLPERALAHLGAEADGRLDDPMLRARIAAFEVRAAAFQAMSERFIDMLKAGKADPAQPSMMKYYGTELNKDRHELMMAAGGADALEWDSGRSHGGAAARSWLRTKANSIEGGTSEIQLNIIAKRILNLPGA